A window of the Halichoerus grypus chromosome 2, mHalGry1.hap1.1, whole genome shotgun sequence genome harbors these coding sequences:
- the ATOX1 gene encoding copper transport protein ATOX1: MPKHEFSVDMTCEGCSNAVSRVLNKLGGVEFDIDLPNKKVCINSEHSVDILLETLEKTGKAVSYLGPK; encoded by the exons ATGCCG AAGCACGAGTTCTCCGTGGACATGACCTGTGAAGGCTGCTCAAATGCCGTCAGCCGGGTGCTCAACAAGCTGGGAG GAGTTGAGTTTGACATTGACCTGCCCAACAAGAAGGTTTGCATCAACTCTGAGCACAGCGTGGACATTCTGCTGGAGACCCTGGAGAAAACAGGAAAGGCTGTTTCCTACCTCGGCCCCAAGTAG